The bacterium genome window below encodes:
- a CDS encoding helix-turn-helix domain-containing protein, with the protein MEQINNVALILGIAQSAFLALLLRRRHWKLYANRVLAALMALYGLILLNLLLQDVGAFEAHPKLWLLLSGLPLATGPLHYLYARHLIHPERRLRPADVIHLIPFFLYKFSEVPLLFATDAAMGRLLADVAASGLPTRFLYFNWIIIVQGVGYLSGTLLMLQRHAHGLEDVVSSADQLRLTWLRNITLLALLAWLLFMTEYIFYLNDILLAERFGISGILGGVMVYAMGYMGLSRSEVLEAPAMSASMEALSHYREAGPTVVVPPAYARSGLAEERAIAAEGVLHALLEEEHVYRDSGLTLPALAQRMEISPHNLSEVINTRFGQNFSDLINSYRVREVSERLADPESQQFTILAIAFDAGFNSKTSFNTIFKRHTGMTPSTWRETRLKYGSD; encoded by the coding sequence ATGGAACAGATCAACAACGTGGCATTAATCCTGGGCATCGCGCAGAGCGCGTTCCTGGCGCTGCTGCTGAGGCGGCGGCACTGGAAGCTGTATGCGAACCGGGTGCTGGCGGCGCTGATGGCGCTGTATGGATTGATACTGCTGAATCTGCTGCTGCAGGACGTCGGCGCGTTCGAGGCGCATCCGAAGCTGTGGCTGCTGCTGAGCGGATTACCGCTGGCCACGGGTCCGCTGCACTACCTGTACGCCCGGCACCTGATCCATCCCGAGCGGCGGCTGCGTCCTGCGGACGTCATCCATCTCATTCCCTTCTTCCTCTACAAATTCTCCGAAGTCCCTCTGCTGTTCGCGACGGATGCGGCCATGGGACGGCTGCTGGCGGACGTGGCGGCGAGCGGACTCCCCACGCGCTTCCTCTATTTCAACTGGATCATCATCGTGCAGGGGGTGGGATATCTGAGCGGGACACTGCTCATGCTGCAGCGGCATGCGCACGGACTCGAAGATGTGGTTTCCTCCGCCGATCAGCTGCGCCTGACCTGGCTGCGCAATATCACGCTGCTCGCCCTGCTCGCCTGGCTGCTGTTCATGACAGAGTACATTTTCTATCTCAACGACATCCTCCTCGCCGAGCGCTTCGGTATTTCCGGTATTCTCGGCGGCGTGATGGTGTATGCGATGGGGTATATGGGACTCTCACGCTCCGAAGTGCTCGAGGCCCCGGCAATGTCCGCTTCAATGGAAGCCCTCTCGCATTACCGGGAAGCGGGTCCCACCGTCGTCGTTCCCCCGGCGTATGCGCGATCGGGACTCGCCGAAGAGCGCGCCATCGCCGCGGAAGGCGTGCTGCATGCGCTGCTGGAAGAGGAGCACGTGTATCGCGACAGTGGACTCACACTTCCTGCACTCGCCCAGCGCATGGAAATCTCTCCGCACAACCTCTCGGAAGTCATCAACACCCGCTTTGGACAGAATTTCTCGGATCTCATCAACAGCTATCGCGTGCGCGAGGTCAGCGAACGCCTCGCCGACCCGGAATCGCAGCAATTCACCATCCTCGCCATCGCTTTCGACGCCGGTTTCAATTCTAAAACCTCCTTCAACACCATTTTCAAGCGCCATACCGGCATGACGCCCTCCACCTGGCGTGAAACCCGTCTCAAATATGGCAGTGACTAG
- a CDS encoding TonB-dependent receptor: MRPLFTALLFFTLIISSVHAQESAHGSIHGSVVDTRSGQPLAGANVYLPDAQRGAASDADGKFRIEDIPAGSYRVRVSAIGYETLMQTDVIVRPSRGTELVLRLREAVFETGEVEITADYFRQSEESSVSAAQFSGEEIRRAPGSAGDVSRIMMVLPSVAKVNDQSNSLIVRGGSPLENAFFVDGIEVPNINHFPAQGASGGPLGMLPVDMIREVNFIAGGFPVRWGDRLSSVMDISFREGSRDALEAQADLNFVGFGGLVEGPLGADGSWLLSVRRSYLDLIVSAIDIGTSVAPWYGDASFKLAYDISPKHRVSLLALWSDDHNDPDAETAAENDMQYFGRQDIYNATSGITWRALWGKDTWSESSVSWTGMRFREHFLKTGSEALLLDNRSDEHWISLRTRTQHRFSREFSIEAGADAKLLRNSYDNTYGGVPDVLGGSQSVIRARGDADGSLSGIYATLQLTPIERLDVSLGLRAQHNSINESTTLEPRASAVLQLTQRWTLSASGGLYTQSLPLLLLSQNPAHRNLPDPRALHGVLGTSYLLTASTRVSLEGYLKKYDRFPVDPAAPGLFVVDEMSYRYGFFSAHEHLVPEGKAFSRGLELTVQKKLAEDFYGMASAGWSTARYTGLDGIERDRAYDNRLLFSIEGGYKPSAEWECSLRWIYAGGVPYTPIDLEASIAARQEVLDPTRINALRHPDYHSMNIRIDRRFNFSRSSLTAYISIWNLYDRRNIAAHIYDDENKSIKTLYQWGLLPIFGIEWEI; this comes from the coding sequence ATGCGTCCGCTGTTCACCGCACTTCTGTTTTTCACCCTCATCATCTCATCCGTCCATGCACAGGAAAGTGCGCACGGCAGCATCCATGGAAGCGTGGTAGATACGCGAAGCGGACAGCCGCTGGCGGGAGCGAATGTGTATCTGCCGGATGCGCAGCGCGGTGCGGCGTCTGATGCGGACGGGAAGTTCAGAATCGAGGATATTCCGGCGGGAAGTTACCGCGTGCGTGTGAGTGCCATCGGTTATGAGACACTGATGCAGACGGACGTTATCGTGCGTCCCTCGCGCGGCACCGAACTCGTGCTGCGCCTTCGCGAGGCGGTGTTCGAAACGGGCGAGGTGGAAATCACGGCGGACTATTTCCGGCAGTCGGAGGAATCGTCCGTCAGCGCTGCGCAGTTTTCGGGGGAGGAAATCCGCCGCGCGCCCGGATCGGCAGGGGACGTCAGCCGCATCATGATGGTGCTGCCCTCGGTGGCCAAGGTGAACGATCAATCGAACAGTCTGATCGTGAGGGGAGGGAGTCCGCTCGAAAACGCCTTCTTCGTCGACGGCATTGAAGTACCCAACATCAATCACTTCCCGGCGCAGGGCGCGAGCGGGGGTCCGCTGGGCATGCTGCCGGTGGACATGATTCGCGAGGTGAACTTCATCGCCGGTGGCTTCCCCGTGCGATGGGGCGACCGGCTGTCGTCGGTAATGGACATCAGTTTCCGCGAGGGCAGCAGGGATGCACTGGAAGCGCAGGCGGATCTGAACTTTGTCGGATTTGGCGGGCTCGTGGAGGGACCGCTGGGCGCCGACGGTTCCTGGTTGCTCTCAGTCCGTCGCAGCTATCTCGACCTCATCGTATCCGCCATAGATATCGGCACCAGCGTCGCTCCGTGGTATGGCGATGCGTCCTTCAAGCTCGCGTATGACATTTCCCCGAAGCATCGCGTAAGTCTGCTCGCGCTGTGGAGCGATGATCACAACGACCCCGACGCCGAGACCGCGGCGGAAAACGACATGCAGTATTTCGGGCGGCAGGACATTTACAACGCGACGTCCGGCATCACCTGGCGCGCGCTGTGGGGAAAGGACACGTGGAGTGAGAGCAGTGTGTCGTGGACCGGCATGCGTTTTCGCGAGCATTTCCTGAAGACCGGATCCGAGGCGCTGCTGCTGGACAACAGGTCGGACGAACACTGGATCTCCCTCCGCACACGCACGCAGCATCGTTTCTCGCGAGAATTCAGCATCGAAGCCGGTGCAGACGCTAAGCTGCTGCGCAACAGTTATGACAATACGTACGGAGGAGTGCCGGATGTGCTGGGGGGAAGTCAGTCCGTCATACGCGCCCGCGGCGACGCCGACGGCAGTCTCTCAGGAATCTACGCGACGCTGCAGTTGACCCCCATCGAACGGCTCGACGTTTCGCTCGGACTCCGTGCCCAGCACAATTCCATCAATGAGAGCACGACGCTCGAACCCCGCGCATCCGCAGTGCTGCAGCTGACGCAGCGGTGGACGCTGAGCGCATCGGGGGGATTGTACACGCAGTCCCTCCCCCTGTTGCTGCTTTCCCAGAATCCTGCGCACCGGAATCTTCCCGATCCTCGTGCGCTGCACGGCGTACTCGGCACATCCTACCTGCTCACCGCCAGCACGCGCGTTTCGCTGGAGGGATACCTCAAGAAGTACGACCGTTTCCCGGTGGATCCCGCCGCGCCCGGACTCTTCGTGGTGGATGAGATGTCCTACCGTTACGGCTTCTTTTCCGCGCATGAACATCTCGTGCCTGAGGGAAAAGCCTTCTCGCGCGGACTCGAGCTCACCGTGCAGAAAAAACTTGCCGAAGATTTCTATGGCATGGCCAGCGCCGGATGGTCCACCGCCCGTTACACCGGACTCGACGGCATCGAGCGTGATCGCGCCTACGACAACCGTCTGCTCTTCAGCATCGAGGGCGGCTACAAGCCCAGTGCGGAATGGGAATGCAGTCTGCGCTGGATATACGCCGGCGGCGTTCCTTACACCCCCATCGACCTGGAAGCGTCGATTGCCGCGCGGCAGGAAGTCCTCGACCCCACCCGCATCAACGCCCTGCGCCACCCCGATTACCACAGCATGAACATCCGCATTGACCGCCGTTTCAATTTCTCCCGTTCCAGCCTCACCGCCTACATCTCCATCTGGAACCTCTACGACCGCCGCAACATCGCCGCCCACATCTACGATGACGAAAACAAATCCATCAAGACATTATACCAATGGGGCCTCCTCCCAATCTTTGGTATCGAATGGGAGATATAG
- a CDS encoding hemerythrin domain-containing protein, giving the protein MLPSAYLTDDHKRLNALLAAATPNGTVDREAYEVFRLYQYRHAVIEEEFVIPLIKEKAEGGFFAIRQIQYEHSAIAALLVLEPTGEVLAVLRALLDKHKLLEETNRTMYDVLDQCSQTEQPELLAKMQEYPDPELPVPEGDAMEHAREMIARAGYDWEKLSCELKDTKTPSHEGK; this is encoded by the coding sequence ATGCTTCCTTCTGCGTATCTGACCGATGATCACAAACGGCTCAATGCATTGTTGGCGGCGGCAACGCCAAATGGGACGGTGGACAGGGAGGCGTACGAGGTTTTTCGTCTCTATCAGTACAGACATGCGGTGATCGAGGAGGAGTTCGTGATTCCGCTGATCAAGGAGAAGGCGGAAGGCGGATTCTTCGCCATCCGGCAGATTCAGTATGAGCATAGCGCGATTGCCGCGCTGCTGGTGCTGGAGCCGACCGGGGAAGTGCTGGCGGTGCTACGCGCACTGCTCGACAAGCATAAGCTGCTGGAGGAGACGAACCGCACGATGTATGACGTCCTGGATCAATGCTCGCAAACCGAGCAGCCGGAATTACTGGCAAAAATGCAGGAGTATCCTGATCCGGAGCTGCCCGTGCCCGAAGGGGATGCGATGGAGCATGCGAGGGAGATGATTGCACGGGCCGGGTATGACTGGGAGAAATTATCTTGTGAGCTCAAAGACACCAAGACACCGAGTCACGAAGGGAAATAA
- a CDS encoding flavodoxin family protein, with translation MNGFTDLRALYINTSLKKKPEDSHTRLLLRASAEIMRKNGVGVEFIHFASHDVAPGVYPDMTEYGLERDEWPAIWEKVKAADILIVGTPIWLGEESSLCRLLIERLYAMSAMLNEKGQSIYYGKVGGCAITGNEDGIKHTAMTIGFSLNHLGYTLPPQADCGWIGEAGPGPSYGDPTDDGGRVGFDNDFTQRNTTIMTWNCMHLARMLRESDGISNEGNNREAWKAGERFGFENPAD, from the coding sequence ATGAACGGATTTACAGACCTCCGTGCTCTATATATCAACACGTCGCTCAAGAAGAAACCGGAAGACAGTCATACGAGGCTGCTTCTCCGTGCCTCCGCCGAAATCATGCGGAAAAACGGGGTTGGTGTCGAATTCATACATTTCGCATCGCACGATGTTGCGCCGGGGGTGTACCCTGATATGACGGAGTACGGATTGGAGCGGGATGAATGGCCGGCGATCTGGGAGAAGGTGAAGGCGGCCGACATTCTGATTGTCGGAACGCCGATCTGGCTGGGAGAAGAGAGCTCGCTGTGCCGCCTGCTTATCGAACGGTTGTACGCAATGTCCGCTATGCTCAATGAGAAGGGACAGTCGATTTATTACGGAAAGGTCGGGGGCTGCGCCATCACTGGAAATGAGGATGGAATCAAACATACAGCGATGACCATCGGGTTCTCCCTCAATCACCTCGGGTACACCCTGCCGCCGCAGGCGGATTGCGGGTGGATTGGGGAAGCGGGTCCGGGTCCCTCATACGGCGATCCCACCGACGATGGGGGACGCGTCGGCTTCGACAACGACTTCACACAGCGAAACACGACCATCATGACCTGGAACTGCATGCATCTGGCACGGATGCTCAGGGAATCTGATGGAATTTCAAACGAAGGAAACAATCGTGAAGCGTGGAAAGCGGGTGAACGTTTCGGCTTCGAAAACCCGGCAGACTAG
- a CDS encoding nuclear transport factor 2 family protein, giving the protein MTADAEANKSNAIAFYRMAYSGDPKGAVEKYVGDDYIQHNPLVGNGKQSFIDYFTEMQQQYPDKSIEFVRAVAEGDLVALHTHQVWPGNDEWVTMDFFRFDAAGKVVEHWDCIQQIPSETRNGNTMY; this is encoded by the coding sequence ATGACTGCAGACGCGGAAGCAAACAAGAGCAACGCGATCGCCTTTTACCGCATGGCGTATTCCGGCGATCCGAAGGGCGCCGTCGAGAAATACGTCGGCGATGACTACATACAGCACAATCCACTGGTAGGGAACGGCAAGCAGTCTTTCATCGACTACTTCACCGAGATGCAGCAGCAGTACCCGGACAAATCAATCGAGTTCGTCCGCGCCGTTGCCGAAGGCGACCTCGTCGCCCTGCACACGCATCAGGTCTGGCCGGGCAACGACGAATGGGTGACGATGGACTTCTTCCGCTTCGACGCCGCCGGCAAAGTCGTCGAGCACTGGGACTGCATCCAGCAAATCCCATCCGAAACCAGGAACGGCAACACGATGTATTGA
- a CDS encoding VOC family protein: MSKVTPFLMFNDQLEAAIEFYTATFPDSRVENIARSGDDGPITSAEFVIGGQSFMGYNGGPHFNFSQGFSLFVDCEDQEEVDEYWNKLVDAGATSMQCGWITDQFGLTWQIVPRRFMELINDQNPDKVKAVMDAMLKMVKLDVAELEEAYERA, translated from the coding sequence ATGTCAAAAGTGACACCATTCCTGATGTTCAACGATCAGCTAGAAGCAGCAATTGAATTTTATACCGCGACGTTCCCTGATTCCAGAGTGGAGAACATCGCGCGTTCCGGGGATGACGGACCGATCACTTCCGCCGAATTCGTTATTGGCGGACAGTCCTTCATGGGCTACAACGGCGGTCCGCACTTCAATTTCTCCCAGGGATTCTCCCTGTTCGTCGACTGTGAAGACCAGGAGGAGGTTGACGAGTACTGGAACAAGCTCGTCGACGCCGGCGCGACCTCAATGCAGTGTGGCTGGATCACCGATCAGTTCGGTCTCACATGGCAGATTGTTCCGAGGCGTTTCATGGAACTCATCAACGATCAGAACCCTGACAAGGTAAAGGCCGTGATGGATGCCATGTTGAAGATGGTAAAGCTCGACGTTGCGGAACTCGAGGAAGCGTACGAACGGGCATGA
- a CDS encoding DUF2306 domain-containing protein — protein MWVKDAILTAHVVFGTVALVLGPVAMTARKVRGLHTEVGEAYHWVVLGVCLSAGILSVMGWSRIWWFFPIASGSYAFALLGYVAAKRRWKGWLGAHLTGQGGSYIAMCTALLVVNWQSLTGIYGIAALIAWVLPTIIGTPIIAWISRQVAQGKRPKLR, from the coding sequence ATGTGGGTAAAAGATGCAATCCTGACAGCACATGTCGTGTTCGGGACAGTCGCGCTGGTTCTTGGTCCCGTTGCGATGACGGCACGAAAGGTCCGGGGACTGCACACGGAAGTTGGTGAAGCGTATCACTGGGTCGTCCTTGGAGTGTGTTTATCCGCAGGCATCCTCTCCGTGATGGGTTGGAGTCGCATCTGGTGGTTTTTCCCGATCGCATCAGGTTCCTATGCCTTCGCGCTTCTGGGGTATGTGGCGGCCAAACGGCGCTGGAAGGGTTGGCTCGGCGCGCATCTGACCGGCCAGGGAGGTTCTTATATTGCGATGTGTACGGCACTGCTGGTTGTGAACTGGCAAAGCCTGACAGGAATCTATGGTATTGCCGCGCTTATCGCGTGGGTGCTTCCGACAATCATCGGCACACCAATAATTGCCTGGATCAGCCGCCAGGTGGCGCAGGGTAAGCGTCCAAAGCTGCGGTGA
- a CDS encoding diguanylate cyclase: protein MHAKWTLLLVILLFSSCSSQDNSDGDRSENSDDRAMEMSVGEKDTSLQLRYTSGITAIYEDSKGRFWFGSQNEGVCMYDGSGFTYYTMSDGLSNNQVRSIQEDRDGVIWFGTANGITSFDGEKLEIRTGGNHGIPDPVSGNTWQMASDDLWFLGDSGMHAGYSDGQGTYRYDGRSLTYLSFPLPPGAKRDDSYLVTGIVKGRNGTVWFATYPAVFGYDGQSFTIINDKTAGTGSGAERLHVRSIFEDSRGHLWIGNNGLGVLHYDGETVTNFTEQQGLSLREKGPTGSLGRIFSIAEDAAGNIWFGSRDNGAWRYDGTSLTNFTMKDGLTSSMVWTIYRDSKDVLWFGMADGSVCRFDGEGFDRTY from the coding sequence ATGCATGCGAAGTGGACGCTCCTGCTGGTGATCCTGCTCTTCAGCTCCTGCTCGAGTCAGGACAATTCGGACGGAGACAGGAGCGAGAATTCAGATGATCGTGCAATGGAAATGAGCGTGGGGGAAAAGGATACGAGCCTGCAGCTGAGGTATACCAGCGGGATCACCGCCATCTACGAGGACAGCAAGGGACGCTTCTGGTTCGGAAGCCAGAACGAGGGCGTGTGCATGTACGATGGCAGCGGGTTCACGTACTATACAATGAGTGATGGACTGAGCAACAATCAGGTCCGTTCGATTCAGGAAGACCGGGACGGCGTCATCTGGTTCGGAACGGCCAACGGGATTACCAGTTTCGACGGAGAGAAGTTGGAGATTCGTACCGGGGGGAATCACGGAATCCCGGATCCCGTCTCAGGGAATACCTGGCAGATGGCGTCCGACGACCTCTGGTTTCTCGGCGACAGCGGGATGCATGCAGGCTACTCCGATGGACAGGGTACGTACCGGTATGATGGTCGATCGCTCACGTATCTGTCCTTCCCTCTGCCACCCGGAGCAAAGCGGGACGATAGCTATCTGGTCACCGGCATCGTGAAGGGACGCAACGGAACGGTCTGGTTCGCAACCTATCCGGCCGTGTTCGGATATGACGGACAATCCTTCACGATCATCAACGACAAGACCGCGGGAACCGGATCCGGAGCTGAACGACTTCATGTCCGCAGCATCTTCGAAGACAGCAGGGGACATCTCTGGATAGGCAACAACGGACTCGGCGTGCTGCACTACGACGGTGAGACCGTCACCAACTTTACCGAACAGCAAGGACTCAGCCTCAGGGAAAAAGGTCCGACCGGCTCCCTCGGCCGCATCTTCTCCATCGCGGAAGACGCCGCCGGCAACATCTGGTTCGGATCACGCGACAACGGCGCCTGGCGCTACGATGGTACGTCCCTGACAAACTTCACCATGAAGGACGGCCTGACCAGCAGCATGGTCTGGACCATCTACCGGGACAGCAAGGACGTCCTCTGGTTCGGCATGGCCGACGGCAGCGTATGCCGCTTCGATGGCGAGGGGTTTGACAGGACCTACTGA
- a CDS encoding DUF4041 domain-containing protein: protein MLEEISLVLAVVFLAVAIFLLVTYLKLKNRYKDVIDVDKEVRDRKKQVSETEKEIEDLRSSYKAKKEVFENLSKEVQILEDNLEMKSFGIYEPQYSFDSSEKYKKKLDELQDKRKQMIRDKTSYICPTNWQVGGSKAEGTKMINRSSKLMLRAFNGECDAAIAKVKWNNFDRMEARIRKSFEAVNKAGEPMNIWLTDEYLQVRIDELHVSHEYQEKLQDEKEEQRRIREEMREEEKARREFEKAKKDAEQEEARYKKALEKARADVEKASGEELDKLKAEMEALEQQLKEAEEKGQRALSMAEQTKRGHVYVISNIGSFGENVYKIGMTRRLEPLDRVKELGDASVPFNFDVHAMIFSEDAPSLENALHKKFEDKRVNLVNLRREYFDVSLADIETEVRKENAEIEFTKLAEAKEYRETQALRESLNKSKEPVEEVYPAEL from the coding sequence ATGTTGGAAGAGATAAGTCTCGTTCTGGCGGTCGTGTTTCTTGCGGTGGCAATTTTTCTGCTGGTCACGTACCTGAAGCTTAAAAATCGGTACAAAGACGTAATCGATGTTGACAAAGAGGTTCGCGATCGGAAGAAACAGGTTAGCGAAACTGAGAAAGAAATCGAGGATCTGCGAAGTTCGTACAAGGCGAAAAAAGAGGTTTTCGAGAATCTATCGAAAGAGGTTCAGATTCTTGAAGACAATCTTGAAATGAAGTCCTTTGGTATCTACGAACCCCAATACAGTTTCGATTCATCTGAGAAATACAAGAAGAAGCTCGATGAGCTTCAAGACAAAAGAAAACAGATGATTCGGGACAAAACTTCTTATATCTGTCCGACGAACTGGCAAGTTGGCGGCAGCAAAGCAGAAGGGACAAAGATGATTAATCGTAGCTCCAAACTCATGCTACGTGCTTTTAACGGTGAGTGCGATGCAGCCATTGCCAAGGTAAAATGGAATAATTTCGATCGAATGGAAGCACGAATCCGGAAGTCGTTCGAAGCGGTAAACAAAGCCGGTGAGCCGATGAATATATGGCTTACCGACGAGTATCTTCAGGTGCGCATCGACGAGCTTCACGTTAGCCATGAATACCAGGAGAAACTGCAGGACGAGAAGGAGGAACAGCGTCGTATCCGTGAAGAGATGCGGGAGGAAGAAAAAGCACGCAGGGAATTCGAAAAAGCGAAAAAAGATGCTGAGCAGGAAGAAGCTCGATACAAAAAGGCTCTTGAAAAAGCGCGGGCGGACGTGGAGAAAGCGAGCGGCGAAGAACTGGATAAGCTGAAAGCCGAAATGGAAGCATTAGAACAGCAGTTGAAAGAGGCAGAGGAAAAGGGTCAGCGAGCACTTTCAATGGCAGAGCAGACCAAACGAGGTCATGTGTACGTTATCTCCAACATTGGCTCCTTTGGAGAGAATGTATACAAAATTGGCATGACTCGCCGATTGGAGCCACTCGATCGCGTAAAAGAGCTGGGCGACGCTTCCGTTCCTTTCAACTTCGATGTTCATGCAATGATTTTCTCAGAGGATGCACCGAGCCTGGAGAATGCATTGCACAAGAAATTTGAAGACAAACGAGTCAACCTCGTTAACCTGAGACGAGAGTATTTCGACGTTTCACTTGCAGACATTGAAACCGAAGTGCGCAAAGAGAATGCGGAAATTGAGTTCACGAAACTTGCAGAGGCCAAAGAGTACAGGGAAACTCAGGCGCTCCGCGAGTCTCTCAACAAGAGCAAGGAGCCAGTTGAAGAGGTGTATCCTGCTGAATTATAG
- a CDS encoding DUF5615 family PIN-like protein gives MKAFVDNNLSSKLAAGMKGFGEDVVHLKEIFPDDTPDADWLPYVGQNDMILVTRDNKIRWNPSEIAAFKAHNVGAFFLSGKKRTACELIQQLVRNYPRMKELAGKTRRPFMFRVPPNGTKIEQLQP, from the coding sequence ATGAAAGCATTTGTGGACAATAACCTCAGTTCGAAGTTGGCTGCAGGTATGAAGGGATTCGGGGAGGACGTCGTTCATCTAAAAGAAATTTTTCCAGATGACACTCCAGACGCCGACTGGTTGCCATACGTCGGCCAGAATGATATGATTCTCGTTACACGTGATAATAAGATTCGTTGGAATCCTTCAGAGATTGCTGCATTTAAGGCGCATAATGTTGGTGCATTTTTCCTGAGTGGGAAAAAGCGTACAGCTTGCGAGTTGATACAACAACTCGTTCGCAACTACCCCAGAATGAAAGAGCTGGCGGGAAAGACGCGACGCCCTTTCATGTTTCGTGTGCCGCCTAATGGGACGAAAATCGAGCAGCTGCAACCTTGA
- a CDS encoding DUF3024 domain-containing protein, protein MALSEIEMKHCEAALSAFIEKRRPPAHLRSQLDLAYRIERQSVEILEIRADWRNPARKIERPVAKATFVRSQNVWRIFWQRADLKWHRYDPDSGVDRIEDVLRVIDIDEFGCFFG, encoded by the coding sequence ATGGCATTGAGCGAGATTGAAATGAAGCATTGCGAGGCAGCGTTGTCGGCGTTCATCGAGAAGCGACGGCCACCTGCACATCTCCGAAGCCAGCTGGATCTTGCATACAGGATCGAGCGGCAAAGCGTGGAAATTCTGGAGATCCGCGCAGATTGGCGAAACCCCGCAAGAAAAATTGAGCGACCTGTGGCAAAGGCGACGTTCGTGAGGAGCCAGAATGTTTGGAGGATCTTCTGGCAGCGCGCTGACCTCAAATGGCATCGCTACGACCCGGATTCGGGAGTGGATCGCATTGAAGACGTTCTCCGCGTGATCGACATCGATGAGTTCGGCTGTTTCTTTGGATGA